From Ignisphaera aggregans DSM 17230, the proteins below share one genomic window:
- a CDS encoding carbamoyl-phosphate synthase small subunit (COGs: COG0505 Carbamoylphosphate synthase small subunit~InterProIPR006220:IPR011702:IPR001317:IPR002474:IPR 000991:IPR006274~KEGG: hbu:Hbut_0303 carbamoyl phosphate synthase small subunit~PFAM: Carbamoyl-phosphate synthase small chain; glutamine amidotransferase class-I~SPTR: A2BJL4 Carbamoyl-phosphate synthase small chain~TIGRFAM: carbamoyl-phosphate synthase, small subunit~PFAM: Carbamoyl-phosphate synthase small chain, CPSase domain; Glutamine amidotransferase class-I~TIGRFAM: carbamoyl-phosphate synthase, small subunit) yields the protein MIYRYIREDSCRTGLRARLLLQDGTAIEGCGFGAIGIRVGEVVFSTSMTGYVEALTDPSYAGQILVWTHPMVGCYGVPSKDHSFCGIPLNYESDRIQVEGFIVTELPPANHYLAIYDLDEWLKNSNVPGMWRVDTRAIVKKIREYGVMMGVLAVFPRNEEIGWDELERELRGAEAYDVKDFTYRVSPKTRIVHEPESKPIATIAVLDCGLKYGILRWLLRYGFRVIRYPCWTTPEKLLEEADAVLFSNGPGNPKVLVNQIKTVREVAYTGIPILGICLGMQLISLAFGGETYKLRYGHRGPNKGVIDVTTKRSYITTQNHGYAVDEKSLDGTGLYIWFKNIDDNSIEGVMHEKLPIIATQFHPEGGPGPHDTTWVFDLFRRMVLNGGKR from the coding sequence TTGATATATAGATACATTAGAGAGGACTCATGTAGAACAGGATTAAGAGCAAGGCTACTGCTACAAGATGGAACAGCTATAGAGGGCTGTGGTTTTGGTGCAATAGGTATAAGAGTTGGAGAGGTAGTGTTCTCGACAAGTATGACAGGATATGTAGAAGCTCTAACAGATCCTAGCTATGCAGGACAGATACTTGTCTGGACCCATCCGATGGTTGGATGCTATGGAGTTCCATCAAAAGACCATAGCTTTTGTGGTATTCCGCTAAACTATGAATCTGATAGAATTCAAGTTGAAGGATTTATAGTTACAGAGCTACCGCCAGCTAATCATTATCTAGCTATCTATGACCTAGATGAATGGCTTAAAAATAGCAATGTACCCGGTATGTGGAGAGTTGATACAAGGGCTATTGTTAAGAAGATTAGAGAATACGGAGTCATGATGGGTGTTCTAGCTGTATTTCCTAGGAATGAAGAGATTGGATGGGATGAGCTAGAGAGAGAATTGAGGGGGGCTGAAGCCTATGATGTAAAGGACTTTACCTATAGAGTATCTCCCAAGACAAGAATAGTTCATGAACCAGAATCAAAGCCTATAGCAACTATCGCTGTACTTGATTGTGGACTTAAATATGGTATTCTGAGATGGTTATTAAGATATGGATTTAGGGTTATCAGATATCCTTGCTGGACAACTCCAGAGAAGCTACTCGAGGAGGCAGATGCGGTTTTGTTTAGTAATGGACCTGGGAATCCAAAGGTTTTAGTTAATCAGATAAAGACTGTTAGAGAGGTTGCCTATACAGGTATACCTATTCTAGGTATATGTCTAGGTATGCAGCTAATATCGCTTGCATTTGGTGGAGAGACATATAAGCTTAGATATGGTCATAGAGGTCCTAATAAAGGTGTAATTGATGTTACTACAAAGAGAAGCTATATAACTACGCAAAACCATGGCTATGCAGTTGATGAGAAGAGTCTGGATGGAACGGGTCTATACATATGGTTTAAAAATATTGATGATAACTCTATAGAGGGTGTAATGCATGAAAAACTACCGATCATAGCAACACAATTTCACCCAGAGGGAGGTCCCGGCCCTCATGATACTACATGGGTATTTGACCTATTTAGAAGGATGGTGTTGAATGGTGGAAAGCGTTAG
- a CDS encoding Argininosuccinate lyase (COGs: COG0165 Argininosuccinate lyase~InterPro IPR000362~KEGG: sin:YN1551_1337 argininosuccinate lyase~PFAM: fumarate lyase~PRIAM: Argininosuccinate lyase~SPTR: C3NH21 Argininosuccinate lyase~PFAM: Lyase~TIGRFAM: argininosuccinate lyase) has protein sequence MTLRYRVFIGESKDFIENYISSLNIDKLFAKYVASVLLAHLYTLMKSGIVDRDSGMEIAKELIDIIKTDGEKLYKWIERKKIVFEDVFEAIEAYIHEVVDNGAGYIAIGRSRNDHVSTVLRLFARDTVLKFLSELLELRKVLLEKAIEFRGTIFPFFTHQQLAQCGSSAIYFLSHEYALKNAWDSVINTLRYLRENPLSSGPAAGSMIFLDRDILSRSLCLEQDLIPPYYATGSRFFLLYPASSIALTLSEIGRLVEDFMIISSTIPNALEIPKEHIATSSIMPHKKNLVTLEISRAKIKKVIGLANSLMNIYTSIPYGYNLDLQEMNAIFIEIMGEAISILQVLKDFIKGIRINENAIIEYVKDKPCWSSEIVEYIAYTRKRPAREVYMYLSKLFRDYRYGDINTLNSIISSLGLSFDDVWNIIRSKPVENYLKIMIENAWKRLERDRTLINNISEELQKCTAALISNELKM, from the coding sequence ATGACCCTAAGATATAGAGTCTTTATTGGAGAGTCAAAGGATTTTATAGAGAATTATATATCTAGTCTCAATATCGATAAACTATTTGCTAAGTATGTAGCATCTGTTTTATTAGCACATCTCTACACTCTTATGAAGAGTGGAATAGTGGATAGAGATAGTGGTATGGAAATAGCTAAGGAATTGATAGATATTATAAAAACTGATGGGGAGAAGCTATATAAATGGATAGAGAGGAAGAAGATAGTCTTTGAAGATGTTTTTGAAGCTATTGAAGCATATATCCACGAGGTTGTAGATAATGGAGCTGGATATATCGCTATAGGGAGGAGTAGAAATGACCATGTCTCAACAGTACTAAGACTTTTTGCAAGAGATACTGTATTGAAATTCTTAAGCGAATTACTAGAACTTAGGAAAGTTCTTCTTGAGAAAGCAATAGAGTTTAGAGGTACTATCTTCCCATTCTTTACACATCAACAGCTTGCTCAATGTGGAAGTAGTGCCATATACTTCCTCTCACACGAATATGCGCTTAAAAACGCTTGGGATTCTGTCATAAATACACTACGATACTTGAGAGAAAATCCATTGAGTTCAGGACCAGCTGCAGGGTCTATGATATTTCTTGACAGGGATATTCTAAGTAGATCTCTATGTCTTGAACAAGATCTTATTCCACCATACTATGCAACAGGCTCAAGATTCTTCCTACTATATCCAGCATCATCTATAGCCCTAACACTCTCTGAGATTGGTAGACTAGTTGAAGACTTTATGATTATATCGAGCACTATTCCGAATGCTCTTGAGATACCAAAGGAGCATATTGCAACAAGTAGCATTATGCCTCATAAGAAGAATCTTGTAACTCTTGAAATATCTAGAGCAAAGATTAAGAAGGTTATAGGGTTGGCAAACTCGTTGATGAATATATATACTTCAATACCATATGGATATAACCTTGATCTCCAGGAAATGAATGCTATTTTCATAGAGATTATGGGTGAAGCTATATCTATACTACAAGTTCTAAAAGATTTTATTAAGGGGATTAGAATTAATGAGAATGCTATTATAGAGTATGTCAAGGATAAGCCTTGTTGGAGTAGTGAAATTGTTGAATATATAGCTTATACTAGAAAGAGACCTGCTAGAGAGGTATATATGTATCTATCAAAGCTATTTAGAGACTATAGATATGGAGATATAAATACTCTAAATAGTATCATCTCAAGCCTTGGTCTATCATTTGACGATGTTTGGAATATTATTAGAAGTAAACCAGTTGAGAACTATTTGAAGATTATGATAGAGAATGCGTGGAAGAGGTTAGAAAGGGACAGAACACTCATTAATAACATTAGTGAAGAGTTGCAGAAGTGTACCGCAGCGCTTATAAGCAACGAGCTCAAAATGTAG
- a CDS encoding argininosuccinate synthase (COGs: COG0137 Argininosuccinate synthase~InterPro IPR011063:IPR001518:IPR018317:IPR018223~KEGG: hbu:Hbut_0305 argininosuccinate synthase~PFAM: argininosuccinate synthase; PP-loop domain protein; Queuosine synthesis-like~PRIAM: Argininosuccinate synthase~SPTR: A2BJL6 Argininosuccinate synthase~TIGRFAM: argininosuccinate synthase~PFAM: Arginosuccinate synthase~TIGRFAM: argininosuccinate synthase) — translation MRVVLAYSGGLDTSTILVLLRKKYNAEVITVTVDVGQEDELRDVEKRAYELGAIKHYTIDAKKEFVEEYIFRAIKANALYEGKYPLGTALARPLIAKKVAEIAKKEGADAVAHGCTGKGNDQVRFDITLKAFLDPEIKIIAPVRELRLTRSENIKILSEYGYKVSEIHKKYSIDENLWSRSIEGGEIDDPMAEPPEDAFSWTISPEKTPDKPLYIEIEFDKGVPVKIDGEKMDSVELIKFLNRVIGSYGYGRIDLIESRVIGLKSREVYEAPAALALIEAHSDLERMVLTPKELRFKRMVDEMWSDLVYQGLWIDPMRIHLENVIDSMNRYVSGISRLKIYKGSLYIVGRNSPYSLYSREIIDYNKGWYPSDAEARGFITIHSLYALMAKKVRGV, via the coding sequence ATGAGAGTTGTCTTAGCATATTCAGGAGGACTAGATACATCAACAATACTTGTACTCCTAAGGAAGAAATACAATGCTGAAGTTATAACAGTAACTGTTGATGTGGGGCAGGAAGATGAGCTTAGAGATGTTGAGAAAAGAGCCTATGAATTAGGAGCTATAAAGCACTATACAATTGATGCTAAGAAGGAGTTTGTCGAGGAATATATATTCAGGGCTATAAAAGCTAATGCTCTCTATGAAGGTAAGTATCCTCTTGGAACAGCTTTAGCAAGACCGCTCATAGCTAAGAAGGTAGCGGAGATAGCTAAGAAGGAGGGTGCAGATGCTGTAGCACATGGATGTACAGGTAAAGGTAATGACCAGGTTAGATTTGATATAACTCTAAAGGCTTTTCTAGACCCTGAGATAAAGATTATTGCACCCGTAAGAGAGTTGAGGCTTACCAGGAGTGAAAATATAAAGATTCTAAGTGAGTATGGCTATAAGGTTTCAGAGATACATAAGAAGTATAGTATTGATGAGAATCTATGGTCTAGGAGTATAGAGGGTGGAGAGATAGACGATCCTATGGCAGAGCCCCCAGAGGATGCATTTTCTTGGACTATATCACCGGAGAAGACACCTGATAAACCTCTCTATATAGAGATAGAGTTTGACAAGGGGGTACCGGTAAAGATTGATGGAGAAAAAATGGATAGCGTTGAACTTATAAAGTTTCTTAATAGAGTCATAGGTTCCTATGGATATGGACGTATAGATCTTATTGAGAGCAGGGTTATAGGTTTAAAGAGTAGAGAGGTCTATGAAGCACCAGCAGCACTAGCTTTAATAGAAGCACATAGCGATCTCGAAAGAATGGTTTTAACACCAAAGGAATTAAGATTTAAGAGAATGGTTGATGAGATGTGGAGTGATCTTGTTTATCAGGGACTCTGGATAGATCCTATGAGGATTCATCTAGAGAATGTTATAGACTCAATGAATCGTTATGTCTCTGGAATCTCAAGGCTAAAGATATATAAGGGTAGCCTATATATCGTTGGTAGAAATAGCCCATATTCACTATACTCTAGAGAGATTATAGACTATAACAAGGGCTGGTATCCCTCGGATGCCGAGGCTAGAGGTTTTATTACTATTCATAGCCTCTATGCATTAATGGCTAAGAAGGTGCGAGGGGTGTAA
- a CDS encoding amino acid-binding ACT domain protein (InterPro IPR002912~KEGG: hbu:Hbut_0306 aspartokinase domain-containing protein~PFAM: amino acid-binding ACT domain protein~SPTR: A2BJL7 Conserved archaeal protein, aspartokinase domain~PFAM: ACT domain): MSSVSHMVREIVLGDPTLFYCIANDIVNYSKLAKKLKPIISDYLGQEVSNEAIKMALIRLVEKIKVEGIPTRAEVLDVIARSSVEVRTGITIITLRSGRSIEAVMLLSKLAPKSRFLAVMQSVMALTVVLDNETAEEFIRGIGSSGDILQIQRDHSAIVIVSPQEIMYIPGVLSYIASILAQNNINIIHIESCYTDTIIIVSKDDLLKAFQVISRHIEAARKSIERKKFPR, translated from the coding sequence ATGTCATCTGTATCACATATGGTAAGAGAAATAGTTTTAGGAGATCCAACACTATTCTACTGTATAGCAAATGATATTGTAAATTATAGTAAACTCGCGAAGAAGCTAAAGCCTATAATCTCTGATTATCTAGGTCAGGAGGTATCTAATGAAGCTATAAAGATGGCATTGATAAGACTTGTAGAGAAGATAAAAGTTGAAGGAATTCCAACAAGAGCTGAAGTCCTAGACGTTATAGCTAGGTCATCAGTAGAGGTGAGAACAGGTATCACGATAATAACGCTAAGGAGTGGGAGATCAATAGAAGCAGTAATGCTTCTATCAAAACTTGCTCCAAAGTCACGATTTCTAGCAGTAATGCAAAGTGTTATGGCTCTCACAGTTGTTTTAGATAATGAGACTGCTGAAGAGTTTATAAGGGGTATTGGGAGTTCTGGAGATATTCTCCAGATTCAGAGAGATCATTCAGCAATTGTTATAGTGAGTCCACAGGAGATAATGTATATCCCGGGAGTGTTATCATATATAGCATCTATATTAGCACAAAACAATATCAATATAATTCACATAGAGTCATGCTATACTGATACAATAATAATTGTATCAAAAGACGATCTTCTAAAAGCATTTCAGGTTATTTCAAGACATATAGAAGCTGCTAGGAAATCCATAGAGAGAAAGAAGTTTCCTAGGTAG
- a CDS encoding inner-membrane translocator (COGs: COG4177 ABC-type branched-chain amino acid transport system permease component~InterPro IPR001851~KEGG: kcr:Kcr_0086 ABC-type branched-chain amino acid transport system, permease component~PFAM: inner-membrane translocator~SPTR: B1L7L9 ABC-type branched-chain amino acid transport system, permease component~PFAM: Branched-chain amino acid transport system / permease component), translated as MSLETIGAILLNIGLNFGIGLILALSINIEVGFANIPQFGRLIAALMGAIAAGGIASRIVAAILGFPYGVEYISNNSYIVTHINMELSKNPLLSLIYLLLTLAIAAFLGGIIGYASAYPSLRLREAYLGITLLSIGEILRGIAYNYSPIVGGSVGIMVPDPFRFLGVYRYTGAVIVILIFAAIVFFISERIARSPMGRTMKAVRDSELAAQVYGIDIVKIRTYALIIGGSIAAIAGALRVLSDAYIGVGGMQRYEWTFLPWAYIMLGGVGNNLGVVLGVLIFSTARSLIMVYKTNLVQILPPYIDVSNLEYIFVGLTIILITMFRPRGILPEKPTLALSRKDLENIREKIDSEKGST; from the coding sequence ATGAGTTTAGAGACTATTGGAGCAATACTATTGAATATAGGTCTCAACTTTGGCATTGGCTTAATATTGGCACTAAGCATTAATATTGAAGTTGGTTTTGCAAATATACCCCAGTTTGGTAGACTTATAGCAGCATTGATGGGAGCTATAGCTGCAGGTGGTATTGCTAGTAGAATTGTTGCAGCTATTCTCGGCTTTCCATATGGTGTAGAATATATCTCAAATAATTCCTATATAGTAACACACATTAATATGGAGTTATCTAAGAATCCATTACTATCACTAATATATCTACTGCTTACATTAGCTATTGCAGCATTTCTTGGAGGAATTATAGGATATGCGTCAGCGTATCCATCTCTTAGACTTAGGGAGGCATATCTAGGTATAACTCTGCTATCAATAGGAGAGATTCTTCGTGGTATAGCCTATAACTATTCGCCTATTGTTGGTGGAAGTGTAGGTATTATGGTTCCAGATCCATTTAGATTTCTCGGAGTCTATAGATATACAGGTGCTGTTATAGTGATTCTGATATTTGCAGCTATAGTCTTTTTCATATCTGAGAGAATAGCTAGATCTCCAATGGGTAGGACTATGAAGGCTGTAAGAGACTCGGAATTAGCGGCACAGGTATATGGAATAGATATTGTTAAGATAAGAACATATGCACTAATCATTGGAGGCTCTATAGCAGCTATAGCTGGTGCTTTAAGAGTATTATCAGATGCTTATATTGGTGTTGGAGGTATGCAGAGATATGAATGGACATTCCTTCCATGGGCATATATAATGCTTGGTGGAGTTGGTAATAACCTAGGCGTTGTTCTCGGGGTACTTATATTTTCCACGGCTAGATCACTGATAATGGTCTATAAAACAAATTTGGTACAGATACTGCCACCCTATATAGATGTTTCTAATCTAGAATACATATTCGTAGGGTTGACAATAATATTGATAACAATGTTTAGACCTAGGGGTATTCTTCCTGAGAAACCAACTTTAGCACTATCTAGAAAGGATCTTGAGAATATTAGGGAGAAGATAGATAGTGAGAAAGGTTCTACCTAG
- a CDS encoding inner-membrane translocator (COGs: COG0559 Branched-chain amino acid ABC-type transport system permease components~InterPro IPR001851~KEGG: kcr:Kcr_0085 ABC-type branched-chain amino acid transport system, permease component~PFAM: inner-membrane translocator~SPTR: B1L7L8 ABC-type branched-chain amino acid transport system, permease component~PFAM: Branched-chain amino acid transport system / permease component) has protein sequence MSIVAIALDALAYGSALAIGCASITLLYSSTRTFNFAHASMITWSFYIMYTFYRIFSRIYGITLVPYVYIPLVAIAIGLIGLAIYYSVIRYLLGVKASEITLMMVTLGIDIMLYGFVNIWMNFLMKYYRFSDASKFYLSIADMSIARVGITYVRAIHIVAPLTGLAIIIMLHLFLTRTTMGISMRASIESPELASILGINIYRVYALAWLIGGILAGVSGSLLAMLVEGTTDVGSALVVYFFAGSIVGGLYSVYGGLLGGLLIGFSERLIMFFIPPLQPYRSVIPLAALIVTLLIYPSGLAGVVRRR, from the coding sequence ATGTCTATTGTAGCTATAGCATTAGATGCATTGGCATATGGATCTGCCTTAGCTATAGGATGTGCATCAATAACTCTACTATATTCATCAACAAGAACATTTAATTTTGCACATGCATCTATGATTACATGGAGCTTTTACATAATGTATACATTCTATAGGATATTTTCGAGAATATATGGGATAACCCTTGTTCCATATGTATATATTCCGTTGGTTGCCATAGCAATAGGATTAATAGGTTTAGCTATATACTATTCAGTTATAAGATATTTACTAGGTGTAAAAGCATCGGAGATAACCTTGATGATGGTTACCTTGGGTATAGATATAATGTTGTACGGATTTGTAAACATATGGATGAATTTTTTAATGAAGTATTATAGATTTAGCGATGCATCAAAGTTTTACCTAAGTATTGCTGATATGTCTATTGCTAGAGTTGGTATAACATATGTAAGAGCTATACATATTGTAGCTCCTCTAACAGGATTAGCAATAATAATAATGTTACATCTATTTCTAACTAGAACTACTATGGGCATATCGATGAGAGCTTCTATAGAGAGTCCTGAACTCGCATCAATACTCGGCATAAATATATATAGGGTATATGCTCTTGCATGGCTTATAGGAGGTATTCTTGCTGGAGTCTCAGGAAGTTTATTAGCAATGCTTGTTGAGGGTACAACAGATGTAGGTTCAGCTCTTGTTGTATACTTCTTTGCAGGTTCAATAGTAGGAGGTTTATATAGTGTATATGGAGGTCTTCTCGGAGGTCTTCTTATAGGATTTAGTGAGAGGCTTATAATGTTCTTCATACCCCCTCTACAGCCATATAGATCTGTAATTCCCTTAGCAGCATTGATTGTTACGCTCTTAATATATCCAAGTGGATTAGCTGGTGTGGTGAGGAGACGATGA